Proteins encoded together in one Porites lutea chromosome 2, jaPorLute2.1, whole genome shotgun sequence window:
- the LOC140928539 gene encoding ephrin-B2-like isoform X1 has protein sequence MKARNWKGRFYVHILTFCYGYLELFALVNGSKTLPSIQWSFQNPRFQEGSIRLNVLSYSKVNIICPTKYVALKETDSDPTENQLYENVWMVDSLSYHSCNVNTSIASNKKLLNCDQPSKLHWTKLLFLPLTPSGDAGYNPGETYYYISTSNGGKSSLDQTSGGHCKTNNMKLEVYICRDKQDVHCAEARSIPSTTSAAAFQLVTDTNSSSTLSPVVSSTKAPASTAPTTTETSTRLVNQTSTHPPPQEPADVGASKRDKPLSTGVSLLVVPLVVLGAMLAVSVGMNVYYFK, from the exons ATGAAAGCACGCAATTGGAAAGGACGTTTTTACGTGCATATTTTAACTTTCTGTTATGGTTATTTGGAGCTTTTTGCCCTCGTGAATGGCTCAAAAACTTTACCTTCAATACAGTGGAGCTTTCAAAATCCGCG ATTTCAGGAGGGAAGCATTCGGTTAAATGTTTTATCATACTCAAAGGTCAACATTATTTGTCCAACCAAATACGTTGCTCTGAAAGAAACAGATTCAGACCCCACTGAGAATCAATTGTATGAAAACGTATGGATGGTGGACAGTTTAAGTTACCACTCATGTAACGTCAATACTAGTATTGCAAGCAACAAGAAACTGTTGAACTGTGACCAACCGTCAAAACTTCATTGGacaaaactgttatttttacCACTTACTCCCTCTGGGGATGCTGGTTATAATCCAGGAGAGACATACTATTACATCT CTACTTCTAATGGTGGTAAGAGTTCATTGGATCAGACAAGTGGAGGACATTGTAAGACCAATAACATGAAATTGGAAGTATATATATGCCGAGATAAACAAG ATGTACATTGTGCTGAAGCCAGGTCAATACCATCAACCACCTCTGCAGCTGCATTTCAGTTGGTAACAGATACAAATTCATCATCCACATTATCACCAGTTGTAAGCAGTACAAAGGCTCCAGCTTCTACAGCTCCAACAACCACAGAAACATCTACCCGGCTGGTGAACCAAACCAGCACTCACCCCCCTCCCCAGGAACCAGCAGATGTAGGGGCATCCAAAAGAGATAAACCTCTATCAACAGGTG TGTCTCTGTTGGTAGTACCTTTAGTAGTATTAGGAGCAATGCTTGCTGTCTCCGTGGGAATGAACGTTTATTACTTTAAGTGA
- the LOC140928539 gene encoding ephrin-B2-like isoform X2, which translates to MKARNWKGRFYVHILTFCYGYLELFALVNGSKTLPSIQWSFQNPRFQEGSIRLNVLSYSKVNIICPTKYVALKETDSDPTENQLYENVWMVDSLSYHSCNVNTSIASNKKLLNCDQPSKLHWTKLLFLPLTPSGDAGYNPGETYYYISTSNGGKSSLDQTSGGHCKTNNMKLEVYICRDKQDVHCAEARSIPSTTSAAAFQLVTDTNSSSTLSPVVSSTKAPASTAPTTTETSTRLVNQTSTHPPPQEPADVGASKRDKPLSTVSLLVVPLVVLGAMLAVSVGMNVYYFK; encoded by the exons ATGAAAGCACGCAATTGGAAAGGACGTTTTTACGTGCATATTTTAACTTTCTGTTATGGTTATTTGGAGCTTTTTGCCCTCGTGAATGGCTCAAAAACTTTACCTTCAATACAGTGGAGCTTTCAAAATCCGCG ATTTCAGGAGGGAAGCATTCGGTTAAATGTTTTATCATACTCAAAGGTCAACATTATTTGTCCAACCAAATACGTTGCTCTGAAAGAAACAGATTCAGACCCCACTGAGAATCAATTGTATGAAAACGTATGGATGGTGGACAGTTTAAGTTACCACTCATGTAACGTCAATACTAGTATTGCAAGCAACAAGAAACTGTTGAACTGTGACCAACCGTCAAAACTTCATTGGacaaaactgttatttttacCACTTACTCCCTCTGGGGATGCTGGTTATAATCCAGGAGAGACATACTATTACATCT CTACTTCTAATGGTGGTAAGAGTTCATTGGATCAGACAAGTGGAGGACATTGTAAGACCAATAACATGAAATTGGAAGTATATATATGCCGAGATAAACAAG ATGTACATTGTGCTGAAGCCAGGTCAATACCATCAACCACCTCTGCAGCTGCATTTCAGTTGGTAACAGATACAAATTCATCATCCACATTATCACCAGTTGTAAGCAGTACAAAGGCTCCAGCTTCTACAGCTCCAACAACCACAGAAACATCTACCCGGCTGGTGAACCAAACCAGCACTCACCCCCCTCCCCAGGAACCAGCAGATGTAGGGGCATCCAAAAGAGATAAACCTCTATCAACAG TGTCTCTGTTGGTAGTACCTTTAGTAGTATTAGGAGCAATGCTTGCTGTCTCCGTGGGAATGAACGTTTATTACTTTAAGTGA